A stretch of Comamonadaceae bacterium M7527 DNA encodes these proteins:
- the hisG gene encoding ATP phosphoribosyltransferase, with protein MITLALSKGRIFDETLPLIEAAGIRVLEDPNTSRKLILSTSRNDVQVVLVRASDVPTYVANGGADVGVVGSDTLIEHQFETGGNDLYQPIDLRIAKCRLSVAVRGDFDYASAVKKGSRLRVATKYTHAAREFFAQKGVHVDLIKLYGSMELAPLTGLADAIVDLVSTGNTLKANHLVEVEHIVDVSSRLVVNPASLKLKREALQPIVSAIDAAVGARQAT; from the coding sequence TTGATTACGCTGGCCCTGTCCAAAGGACGCATTTTTGACGAAACCCTGCCGCTGATTGAGGCCGCTGGTATTCGTGTGCTTGAAGACCCCAATACGTCGCGCAAGCTGATACTCTCAACCTCACGCAACGACGTACAGGTTGTGTTGGTGCGCGCCAGCGACGTGCCTACTTATGTGGCGAATGGCGGCGCTGATGTGGGCGTGGTGGGCTCTGACACGCTGATAGAGCACCAGTTTGAGACAGGCGGCAATGACTTGTACCAGCCCATAGATTTACGCATTGCCAAGTGCCGCTTGAGCGTGGCTGTGCGTGGCGACTTTGACTACGCCAGTGCGGTTAAGAAAGGCTCGCGGCTGCGGGTGGCCACCAAATACACCCACGCTGCACGCGAATTTTTCGCCCAAAAAGGCGTACACGTAGACCTCATCAAGTTGTATGGCTCCATGGAGTTGGCGCCACTGACTGGCTTGGCTGACGCCATCGTTGACTTGGTGTCAACGGGCAACACGCTCAAGGCCAACCACTTGGTAGAGGTTGAGCATATCGTGGATGTGAGTTCAAGGCTGGTGGTGAATCCGGCCAGCTTAAAGCTCAAGCGTGAAGCGCTACAACCCATTGTGAGCGCCATAGATGCAGCGGTTGGCGCTCGCCAAGCCACATAA